In Accipiter gentilis chromosome 21, bAccGen1.1, whole genome shotgun sequence, one DNA window encodes the following:
- the GPA33 gene encoding cell surface A33 antigen: protein MRRTAVKRLWLFIFSAILVTAHGLTVEAPAKEIQVARGNNVTLRCHFKTKASITSGDFVVWKKINSADDAVTRYFDGLVQYGKGYENRIQFSGDVDKGDISITINAVTMEDNGTYVCNVRLRNDPPRQTATLALFVLVAPSKPECRILGTAEYGQTINLTCISHEGSPKPRYTWQSFNVQNEPRVLQTTEGEQITLKNISADTSGFYICTSTNIVGKEFCNMTVSVVPPSMNIALYAGIIGGAVAAIIVIGILAYCCCCRADKDKDYEMTEREDRNEPSKETPTGHQRADDDVEDE from the exons ATGAGGAGGACGGCAGTGAAAAGACTTTGGCTGTTCATTTTCAGTGCAA TTCTGGTGACTGCTCATGGCCTCACTGTGGAAGCACCTGCCAAGGAAATACAGGTGGCACGAGGGAACAACGTTACTCTCCGCTGTCATTTTAAAACTAAGGCTTCCATTACCTCAGGAGATTTTGTTGTCTGGAAGAAAATCAATAGTGCG GATGATGCTGTCACTAGGTATTTTGATGGACTTGTACAGTATGGCAAGGGCTATGAAAACCGTATACAGTTTAGTGGTGATGTAGACAAAGGGGACATCAGTATCACCATCAATGCAGTGACTATGGAAGACAATGGGACATACGTATGCAACGTTCGTCTAAGGAATGACCCCCCCCGGCAGACTGCAACCTTGGCTCTTTTCGTCCTTG tTGCACCATCCAAGCCAGAATGCAGGATTCTGGGGACAGCAGAATATGGACAGACAATCAATCTGACCTGCATTTCTCATGAGGGCTCCCCAAAACCCAGATATACATGGCAAAGCTTCAATGTACAAAATGAGCCCCGTGTACTACAAACAACAGAAG GAGAACAAATAACTCTGAAGAACATCTCTGCGGATACCTCTGGCTTTTACATCTGCACTTCAACAAACATTGTGGGAAAGGAATTTTGCAACATGACAGTCAGCGTTGTGCCAC CATCCATGAACATAGCTCTTTATGCTGGCATCATCGGTGGAGCTGTTGCTGCAATTATAGTTATTGGTATTTTAGCCTATTGCTGCTGCTGTCGGGCGGACAAGGACAAGGACTATGAGATGAC GGAGAGAGAAGATAGAAATGAACCCTCCAAGGAGACACCTACAGGGCATCAGAGAGCAGATGATGATGTTGAAGATGAATGA
- the MAEL gene encoding protein maelstrom homolog: MAHRRGSLRPYYFFVRDQLPELQGRGLPVTRVVDAVPYCSQAWALLTKEEKMAYTEKARKWNENKCSQKTVKETCNLAHPVPACLTTKMPSVTSLPDAPSMSWKNDQAVVADIFYFLNIYSHGKLPSHCEQRFLPCEIGCVKYSLQDGIMADFHHFIDPEVPPRGFRYHCQAASDATHKIPISGFHLSRTCYAVVLKELLEFVQPARGVWLHFYCRSNDRFRIKWCLDRMATITATGIESHLELLAVEDLVIELYRKKYQKEPSKTWVCRELDVFLWDFSSNTRCKWHEENDILCCALASCKKIAYCISKCLASAYGVSLTAAHLPLQDSNYGESTSTNMVILDAGRFQKMKPEGSGCDRHFTSPSQDQELVPSNCDSPCGVKTSLYGTSTMRGRGITRLLKSASDLSKSCSN; the protein is encoded by the exons ATGGCGCACCGCAGGGGCTCCCTCCGCCCCTACTACTTCTTCGTGCGCGACCAGCTGCCCGAGCTGCAGGGGCGCGGGTTGCCCGTGACCCGCGTGGTCGACGCCGTCCCCTACTGCTCCCAGGCGTGGGCG TTGCTGACTAAGGAAGAAAAGATGGCATATACAGAGAAGGCTCGTAAgtggaatgaaaataaatgctctCAGAAGACAGTGAAAGAG ACGTGTAATCTGGCTCATCCGGTTCCTGCTTGTCTGACCACAAAGATGCCCAGTGTTACTTCTCTTCCAGATGCCCCTTCTATGTCTTGGAAGAATGATCAGG ctgtGGTTGCAGACATCTTCTACTTCCTGAACATTTACAGCCATGGCAAGCTGCCATCGCACTGTGAACAGCGCTTCCTTCCTTGTGAGATTGGGTGTGTCAAGTACTCCCTACAGGATGGCATAATGGCTGATTTCCATCACTTCATAGATCCAG aagTACCACCACGTGGTTTTCGGTACCACTGCCAGGCTGCTA gtgATGCCACTCATAAAATCCCTATATCTGGATTTCATCTTTCACGTACTTGTTATGCAGTTGTCTTAAAGGAACTTCTTGAGTTTGTCCAGCCAGCCAGAGGTGTTTGGCTTCACTTTTACTGCAGG TCTAATGACAGATTCCGAATTAAATGGTGTCTCGATCGAATGGCTACCATAACAG CTACAGGCATTGAGAGCCATCTGGAGCTTCTTGCTGTAGAAGACCTGGTAATAGAACTGTACAGGAAGAAATACCAAAAGGAGCCATCCAAGACTTGGGTGTGTAGAGAACTGGATGTCTTCCTGTGGGATTTCTCCAGTAATACCAG GTGCAAGTGGCATGAAGAGAATGATATACTCTGCTGTGCTTTGGCATCCTGTAAGAAAATTGC TTATTGCATCAGTAAATGTTTAGCTAGTGCTTATGGAGTCTCACTGACAGCAGCTCACCTACCTCTTCAAGACTCCAATTATGGTGAAAGCACAAGTACCAACATGGTGATACTGGATGCTGGACGTTTTCAG AAAATGAAGCCTGAGGGTTCTGGATGTGACAGACATTTCACTTCTCCAAGTCAGGATCAAGAGTTAGTCCCTTCTAATT gTGATTCTCCATGTGGTGTGAAGACTTCCCTTTATGGAACAAGTACCATGCGAGGAAGAGGAATTACTCGATTGCTGAAAAGTGCATCTGATCTGTCCAAGTCTTGCAGTAATTGA